In Caproiciproducens sp. NJN-50, the following are encoded in one genomic region:
- a CDS encoding ABC transporter permease: MRNLREVSAALRRRNRRQYTLLVLCIFVSVLLITAYVCMMRSPTVLTILPEGGDSRKQVMMIFALAVVGCGVFTAYASSLFFRYKSREAGILMALGASRKQIRGLLFRELAAVAVGSCVAGAISGAPLAWCIWQLFRLFLVDTQEMVLSFDPKAYLFTAAFALYTILALFLMGTKLVRRTDIMDVVNEQRKSEPIRDVKPWFGPLGIGFLFAGGLGGYLVPRLYEALFSAYPPAWLSIFYLPLIIGLYMVLLHTVIRGWRSGKNRYRHIISRSMMKFQGRQTVNSMLVLTVLIAGAYFAAFYTPTMSAGSTYRVDQRPVDYAFRYCEDQNMLTKDEIEAMASKDSVTITDWKDAETAVLAHDGNQQITDDSGKYHYEYRKLLGEGNYISESNFNKMTGQSVQIQPGKLAVVLSKEAANGDSKPSDTLLLTNMTTRKTLSVSFQEYLRDDMLAYSNFITYYVLDDADYKTITDGLVRSWRETIVFFDVKDVMQTYDFAKGLYNSIVDHFSPEQEYEDAYDRVEKIAAEEAGETYWGDETSLVKVSYRDRGSALFKMHWKYAPQFRVLDRNDLIATYAVFLMLFIFISIVCFAAVLVISHTRCLTIALNNRQIYDDLRHLGAAPNYLYCSIRGQISAVFGVPGLIGTLLTCICYVMILYLNDNQITQSEISSLVVCLCIVLGISAGIWGFYRFTLRKVCGMLNVKTAGKELSRQ; this comes from the coding sequence TTCTCCCACCGTCCTCACGATTCTGCCGGAGGGCGGGGATTCCCGCAAGCAGGTCATGATGATTTTCGCCTTGGCCGTCGTTGGCTGCGGAGTTTTCACGGCTTACGCATCGTCCCTTTTCTTTCGGTATAAATCACGGGAAGCCGGAATTCTTATGGCTCTGGGAGCTTCCCGCAAACAGATCCGCGGCCTGCTTTTCCGGGAGCTTGCGGCTGTGGCGGTCGGCTCCTGCGTGGCGGGGGCGATTTCAGGCGCTCCGCTTGCGTGGTGTATCTGGCAGCTTTTTCGGCTTTTTCTTGTGGACACCCAGGAAATGGTGCTGTCCTTTGACCCGAAAGCGTACCTGTTCACCGCGGCGTTTGCCCTGTACACGATTCTGGCACTGTTTCTGATGGGAACAAAGCTGGTCCGCCGCACCGACATCATGGACGTGGTTAATGAACAGCGCAAATCCGAACCCATCCGCGATGTGAAACCTTGGTTCGGGCCGCTCGGCATCGGGTTCCTATTTGCCGGCGGACTTGGCGGGTACTTGGTGCCGCGTCTCTACGAGGCGCTGTTTTCGGCTTATCCTCCCGCATGGCTTAGTATTTTCTATCTTCCGTTGATCATCGGCCTCTATATGGTGCTGCTGCATACCGTCATTCGCGGGTGGCGGAGCGGCAAGAACAGGTACCGGCATATCATTTCCCGCAGCATGATGAAGTTTCAGGGCAGGCAGACAGTGAACAGCATGCTGGTCCTTACGGTTTTGATCGCCGGAGCGTATTTCGCCGCTTTTTATACCCCCACCATGTCTGCCGGATCGACGTACCGCGTTGATCAGCGGCCTGTCGACTATGCGTTTCGATACTGTGAAGATCAGAATATGCTGACGAAGGACGAAATTGAAGCGATGGCCTCTAAAGACAGTGTGACGATCACCGATTGGAAGGATGCCGAGACAGCGGTTCTGGCACACGACGGCAATCAGCAGATCACGGACGACAGCGGCAAATACCATTATGAATACCGAAAGCTACTTGGAGAGGGCAACTACATTTCAGAAAGTAATTTCAATAAAATGACGGGGCAGAGCGTTCAGATTCAACCGGGAAAATTGGCCGTTGTCTTGTCGAAGGAAGCCGCCAATGGTGATTCAAAGCCATCCGACACTCTTCTGCTGACCAACATGACTACCCGGAAAACGCTGAGTGTTTCGTTTCAGGAGTATTTGCGCGACGATATGCTGGCGTATTCCAACTTTATCACCTATTACGTTCTGGACGATGCTGACTATAAGACAATTACGGACGGATTGGTGCGTTCCTGGCGAGAAACAATCGTATTTTTCGATGTGAAGGACGTGATGCAAACTTATGATTTTGCAAAAGGGCTTTACAATTCCATTGTTGACCATTTCAGCCCCGAACAGGAGTATGAGGATGCTTACGACCGGGTTGAAAAGATCGCGGCGGAAGAGGCCGGAGAAACCTACTGGGGCGATGAGACTTCGCTGGTGAAGGTCAGCTATCGGGACCGGGGCTCGGCGCTTTTTAAAATGCACTGGAAATATGCCCCACAGTTCCGTGTGCTTGACCGAAACGACTTGATAGCAACTTACGCGGTTTTCCTGATGCTGTTTATTTTCATTTCCATTGTCTGCTTTGCCGCCGTTCTGGTCATCAGCCATACGCGCTGCCTGACCATCGCCTTGAACAATCGGCAGATATACGATGACCTGCGGCATCTGGGAGCGGCGCCAAACTATCTGTACTGCTCTATTCGGGGGCAGATATCAGCAGTGTTTGGTGTGCCGGGCCTCATCGGAACACTGCTTACCTGCATCTGCTACGTCATGATTTTGTATCTCAACGACAATCAGATCACACAAAGCGAGATCTCCAGTCTGGTGGTCTGCCTGTGTATTGTATTAGGCATCAGCGCCGGGATTTGGGGCTTCTACCGATTTACACTCCGTAAGGTATGCGGAATGCTGAATGTAAAAACGGCAGGGAAAGAATTGTCCCGGCAGTAA